The Ornithinimicrobium faecis genome includes a window with the following:
- the pnuC gene encoding nicotinamide riboside transporter PnuC — MHVVDVWNDLFTAELQLGQHTILWREVVGNLFGIGSAILGMRRFVWAWPVGIIGNVFLFTVFMGVWFATPQEHSLFGQAARQVFFIITSVYGWWAWNQSRRTRGKGEPAITPRWATARERTAYLLAAVALVVLCQWIFQQVGVGWAAPDWYYWTDAWIFVGSILATYAMARGWVDFWLVWIAVDLVGVPLLWHSGYYPSAIMYAVYGAFVLWGFFVWRRAARDENPRPTPASVDATVG, encoded by the coding sequence ATGCACGTCGTGGACGTCTGGAACGACCTTTTCACCGCCGAGCTTCAGCTCGGGCAACACACCATTCTCTGGCGCGAAGTCGTCGGAAACCTCTTTGGCATCGGCTCGGCGATCCTCGGCATGCGCCGGTTCGTCTGGGCCTGGCCCGTCGGCATCATCGGCAACGTCTTCCTCTTCACCGTGTTCATGGGGGTGTGGTTCGCCACCCCGCAGGAGCACAGCCTGTTCGGGCAGGCCGCTCGACAGGTCTTCTTCATCATCACCAGCGTCTATGGCTGGTGGGCCTGGAACCAGTCCCGCCGCACCCGCGGCAAGGGCGAGCCGGCGATCACCCCGCGGTGGGCCACGGCGCGAGAGCGCACGGCCTACCTGCTCGCCGCAGTCGCACTGGTGGTCCTGTGCCAGTGGATCTTCCAGCAGGTTGGCGTGGGCTGGGCTGCTCCGGACTGGTACTACTGGACCGACGCCTGGATCTTTGTCGGCTCGATCCTCGCGACCTACGCCATGGCCCGCGGGTGGGTCGACTTCTGGCTGGTCTGGATCGCGGTCGACCTGGTGGGAGTGCCGTTGCTGTGGCACTCCGGCTACTACCCCTCGGCGATCATGTATGCCGTCTACGGAGCCTTTGTCCTGTGGGGCTTCTTCGTGTGGCGCCGGGCAGCCAGGGACGAGAATCCGAGGCCGACACCGGCGTCGGTGGACGCGACCGTCGGCTGA
- a CDS encoding ABC transporter permease yields the protein MLRFILRRLGVSALILVLGSVFLFFITVFSGDPLEDLRESRDRNREQLMAARTRNMNLDEPWYVRYWMWVVGVGKCAALRCDLGLDSRGADIGTALMNAAGSTLRLVTLATALAIIIGITMGILAAIRQYSGFDYIVTFAAFLFFSLPVFWVAVLLKEYGAIRFNNWIADPSVSLTAAIIIGVLFGLVLASLLGGDLRRKLITFAVSALVAFGAVTYFDQVDWWRQPALGLGLIILIALGAAVLLTYLTVGRGNMKILYAGLTTIAVGVVGTFIFSGWIEAPTYPLLLLMLAISVASAIIIGWFWGGWDKSIAIWVSIGTAVAFAGATGLDQLLRNWGPFLDRKARPISTIGSGSPNFEGPFWTGVWDWGVQLILPTIVLTVISLASYSRYTRASMLETIRQDYVRTARSKGLSERVVITKHALRNALIPITTIVAFDFAGLIGGAVVTESVFGWKGMGAMFQEGLTRVDPGPVMAFYLVTGTAAVLMNMIADISYAFLDPRIRT from the coding sequence GTGCTCCGATTTATCTTGCGCAGGTTGGGCGTTTCGGCGCTGATCCTTGTGCTGGGATCCGTCTTCCTGTTCTTCATCACCGTCTTCTCCGGTGACCCACTGGAGGACCTCCGCGAGAGTCGCGACCGCAACCGCGAGCAGTTGATGGCGGCCCGCACCCGGAACATGAACCTCGACGAGCCGTGGTACGTCCGCTACTGGATGTGGGTCGTGGGCGTCGGCAAGTGTGCGGCCCTGCGCTGTGATCTGGGCCTGGACTCGCGTGGCGCAGACATCGGGACCGCCTTGATGAACGCCGCCGGCAGCACGCTGCGCCTGGTCACCCTGGCCACCGCCCTCGCGATCATCATCGGGATCACGATGGGCATCCTGGCCGCCATCCGGCAGTACTCCGGGTTCGACTACATCGTCACCTTCGCTGCCTTCCTGTTCTTCTCCCTCCCGGTGTTCTGGGTCGCGGTGCTGCTCAAGGAATACGGCGCCATCCGCTTCAACAACTGGATCGCTGATCCATCAGTCTCATTAACAGCGGCGATCATCATCGGGGTGCTCTTCGGGCTGGTGCTCGCCTCCCTGCTCGGTGGAGACCTGCGCCGCAAACTCATCACCTTCGCGGTGTCCGCCCTCGTGGCCTTCGGCGCCGTCACCTACTTCGACCAGGTCGACTGGTGGCGCCAGCCAGCGCTCGGCCTGGGCCTGATCATCCTGATCGCGCTCGGCGCCGCGGTGCTGCTCACCTACCTGACCGTCGGCCGGGGCAACATGAAGATCCTCTACGCCGGGCTGACCACCATCGCCGTCGGCGTCGTGGGCACCTTCATCTTTAGCGGCTGGATCGAGGCCCCCACCTATCCGCTGCTGCTGCTGATGCTCGCCATCAGCGTCGCCTCGGCCATCATCATCGGGTGGTTCTGGGGCGGTTGGGACAAGAGCATCGCCATCTGGGTCTCGATCGGGACGGCCGTCGCGTTCGCCGGCGCCACCGGGCTCGACCAGCTCCTGCGCAACTGGGGTCCGTTCCTGGACCGCAAGGCCCGGCCCATCTCGACCATCGGCAGTGGGTCTCCCAACTTTGAGGGTCCCTTCTGGACCGGAGTCTGGGACTGGGGCGTGCAGTTGATCCTGCCGACCATCGTGCTGACCGTCATCTCACTGGCGAGCTACAGCCGCTACACCCGAGCCTCGATGCTGGAGACGATCCGCCAGGACTACGTCCGCACCGCCAGGTCCAAGGGCCTCTCGGAGCGGGTCGTCATCACCAAGCACGCCCTGCGCAACGCGCTGATCCCGATCACGACGATCGTGGCCTTCGACTTCGCCGGTCTGATCGGTGGCGCGGTGGTCACCGAGTCCGTCTTCGGCTGGAAAGGCATGGGGGCGATGTTCCAGGAGGGGTTGACGCGAGTTGACCCCGGGCCGGTCATGGCCTTCTATCTGGTGACCGGCACCGCGGCCGTGCTGATGAACATGATCGCGGATATCTCCTACGCCTTCCTCGACCCGCGGATCCGGACGTGA
- a CDS encoding ABC transporter permease, whose amino-acid sequence MGDELSVEKQIDLTQKSYSQGELIRRRFFRHRGAMISLGLLLFITIMAFSSIGYGFLPGWWGKDYYSAATVVDGGRPTLGFFPPSWGEQPFGQENAGKDYFALVMRGTQRSMIIAFAVGIVTTIIGTLIGAIAGYFRGWVESLLMRITDLLIVIPLLVMAAVLGQISGGGIWPLAIMLSLVSWTGLARLVRGEVLSLRERDFVTAAEAVGTSPWRIIFKHILPNTMGTIIVSATLTIASVILLESALSFLGFGVKPPDTSLGQLISIYQNSFTVRPWLFWWPGMIILGIALSVNFLGDGLRDAFDPRQSRSD is encoded by the coding sequence ATGGGCGACGAGCTCTCGGTCGAGAAGCAGATCGACCTGACCCAGAAGTCCTACTCGCAGGGTGAGTTGATCCGGCGCCGGTTCTTCCGGCACAGGGGCGCAATGATCTCGCTGGGGCTCCTGCTCTTCATCACCATCATGGCCTTCAGCTCGATCGGTTACGGCTTTCTGCCGGGCTGGTGGGGCAAGGACTACTACTCCGCGGCCACGGTTGTGGACGGCGGGCGTCCCACCCTCGGGTTCTTCCCGCCCTCGTGGGGCGAGCAGCCCTTCGGCCAGGAGAACGCCGGCAAGGACTACTTCGCGCTGGTCATGCGCGGGACCCAGCGGTCGATGATCATTGCCTTTGCGGTCGGCATCGTCACGACGATCATCGGCACCCTGATCGGCGCCATCGCCGGATACTTCCGCGGGTGGGTCGAGTCGCTGCTGATGCGCATCACCGACCTGCTCATCGTGATCCCGCTGCTGGTCATGGCTGCGGTCCTGGGCCAGATCAGTGGCGGTGGCATCTGGCCGCTGGCGATCATGCTGAGCCTGGTCTCCTGGACCGGTCTGGCGCGTCTGGTGCGCGGTGAGGTCCTCTCGCTCCGGGAGCGAGACTTCGTCACCGCAGCAGAGGCGGTCGGCACGTCACCGTGGCGGATCATCTTCAAGCACATCCTGCCCAACACGATGGGCACGATCATCGTGAGCGCCACCCTGACGATCGCGTCCGTCATCCTGCTGGAGAGTGCGCTGAGCTTCCTCGGGTTCGGCGTGAAGCCGCCGGACACCTCGCTGGGCCAGCTCATCTCCATCTATCAGAACAGCTTCACGGTGCGTCCGTGGCTCTTCTGGTGGCCCGGCATGATCATCCTGGGCATCGCGCTGTCGGTGAACTTCCTCGGTGACGGCCTCCGTGACGCCTTTGACCCCCGCCAGAGCAGGAGCGACTGA
- the fmt gene encoding methionyl-tRNA formyltransferase, producing MRLVFAGTPEPAVPSLRALLASDHEVVAVVTRPDARAGRGRTLAASPVRQVAQEAGVEVLTPASARDPEFAARLVELAPDACPVVAYGGLIPAPVLEIPRHGWVNLHFSLLPAWRGAAPVQRALMAGDEMTGATTFLLEEGLDTGPVLGTLTEPIRPEDTAGTLLERLADVGAGLLVASLDGLADGSLRPVEQPGEGVSHAPKITVDDARIDWTRPAYAVGRQIRGCTPAPGAWTTFRGDRFKVAPLASVNTDGHDHASVDNSGDSGSLRPGELRVQRRAVLVGTGTGAVELGTVQAHGKKAMAATDWARGVRIETGEVLGG from the coding sequence GTGAGACTCGTTTTCGCCGGCACCCCTGAGCCGGCCGTGCCGTCGCTGCGTGCCCTGCTGGCCTCGGACCATGAGGTCGTGGCCGTGGTCACCCGGCCCGATGCGCGAGCAGGGCGGGGGCGCACGCTGGCGGCGTCGCCAGTGCGCCAGGTCGCTCAGGAGGCTGGGGTCGAGGTGCTGACCCCGGCTTCTGCCCGCGACCCCGAGTTCGCCGCACGCCTCGTTGAGTTGGCCCCGGACGCCTGCCCGGTGGTCGCCTATGGCGGCCTGATCCCGGCCCCGGTGCTGGAGATCCCGCGCCACGGCTGGGTCAACCTGCACTTTTCCCTGCTGCCCGCCTGGCGTGGCGCGGCCCCGGTGCAGCGTGCCCTCATGGCTGGCGACGAGATGACCGGTGCCACGACGTTCCTGTTGGAGGAGGGGCTGGACACCGGTCCCGTCCTGGGGACCCTCACCGAGCCGATCCGCCCCGAGGACACCGCCGGCACCCTGCTCGAGCGACTGGCCGACGTGGGTGCCGGCCTGCTGGTCGCCTCCCTCGACGGGCTGGCCGACGGCAGTCTGCGGCCTGTGGAGCAACCGGGGGAGGGGGTCTCCCATGCGCCGAAGATCACCGTTGACGACGCCCGGATCGACTGGACCAGGCCGGCGTATGCCGTGGGGCGGCAGATCCGTGGCTGCACCCCCGCACCGGGCGCCTGGACGACCTTCCGCGGTGACCGGTTCAAGGTGGCACCACTGGCGTCCGTGAACACCGATGGCCACGATCACGCCTCGGTCGACAACAGTGGTGACAGCGGATCCCTGCGGCCCGGTGAGCTGCGCGTCCAGCGGCGGGCCGTCCTGGTCGGGACGGGCACCGGGGCGGTCGAGCTGGGGACCGTGCAGGCCCATGGCAAGAAGGCCATGGCGGCCACCGACTGGGCCCGTGGCGTGCGGATCGAGACAGGAGAGGTGCTCGGTGGCTGA
- a CDS encoding ABC transporter ATP-binding protein, whose amino-acid sequence MTAPTTDHTSGAVLDFTDVDVRFSTEFGSVHAVKGVSLHVNPGEVVALVGESGSGKSVTSMTAMRLLPSNARIGGEITVNGRGIRQLSEGAMRRLRGNDIAMVFQEPMTALNPVLTIGTQMTEALELHGIASGKAAVRRAIELLDMVGIPEPDRRMKQYPHELSGGQRQRVVIAIAISCDPKVIIADEPTTALDVTVQADILDLLRSLKDKLNTGILLITHNMGVVADMADRVAVMFKGDLVETGTADEVLLNPQHDYTKMLLSSVPRLGAGRSQMGINISEDTVDDQADLAIDLENLVIEYHRLGKPPFRAVDDVSFQVRQGEIVGLVGESGSGKSTIGRCALGLIPAAGGSFRLLGQDITGMNRKQLKPIRRRIGVIFQDPAASLNPRLPIGECISEPMVVHKVGNRKEQEAKVYELLDAVELPREVFNRYPHEVSGGQRQRISIARALTLDPELLVADEPTSALDVSVQAKVLNIFSDLQARYKFACLFISHDLAVIDLLAHQVVVLQNGKVVEAGPREQVLMNPQEEYTQRLLAAAPVPHPGEQRTRREERHALLRQLGDEVSEIKADADEFHVASEQHEEPKDL is encoded by the coding sequence ATGACTGCACCCACCACTGACCACACCTCAGGTGCCGTTCTCGACTTCACGGACGTCGACGTCCGGTTCTCCACCGAGTTCGGCTCCGTCCACGCAGTCAAGGGCGTGTCGTTGCACGTCAACCCCGGTGAGGTCGTCGCCCTGGTCGGCGAGTCCGGCTCCGGCAAGTCCGTGACGTCGATGACGGCCATGCGGCTGCTGCCGAGCAACGCGCGGATCGGCGGTGAGATCACCGTCAACGGACGGGGGATCCGTCAGCTGTCCGAGGGCGCCATGCGGCGTCTGCGCGGCAACGACATCGCGATGGTCTTCCAGGAGCCGATGACGGCTCTGAACCCGGTGCTGACGATCGGCACCCAGATGACCGAGGCCCTCGAGCTGCACGGCATCGCGTCGGGCAAGGCTGCGGTGCGACGAGCCATCGAGCTGCTGGACATGGTCGGCATCCCTGAGCCAGACCGCCGCATGAAGCAATACCCGCACGAGCTCTCCGGCGGCCAGCGCCAGCGCGTCGTGATCGCGATCGCGATCAGCTGCGACCCGAAGGTCATCATCGCCGACGAGCCAACGACGGCCCTGGACGTCACGGTCCAGGCCGACATCCTCGACCTGCTGCGGTCCCTGAAGGACAAGCTCAACACCGGCATCCTGCTGATCACCCACAACATGGGGGTCGTGGCCGACATGGCCGACCGCGTCGCCGTGATGTTCAAGGGTGACCTGGTCGAGACCGGCACGGCCGATGAGGTGCTGCTCAACCCGCAGCACGACTACACCAAGATGCTCCTGTCGTCCGTGCCCCGCCTGGGTGCTGGCCGCTCGCAGATGGGCATCAACATCAGCGAGGACACGGTCGACGACCAGGCCGATCTGGCGATCGACCTGGAGAACCTGGTGATCGAGTATCACCGGCTCGGCAAGCCGCCGTTCCGCGCGGTTGACGACGTCAGTTTCCAGGTCCGCCAGGGCGAGATCGTCGGCCTGGTCGGTGAGTCGGGCTCCGGCAAGTCGACGATCGGGCGCTGCGCCCTGGGCCTGATCCCGGCTGCGGGCGGGTCGTTCCGTCTGCTCGGGCAGGACATCACCGGGATGAACCGCAAGCAGCTCAAGCCGATCCGCCGACGCATCGGCGTCATCTTCCAGGACCCGGCCGCGTCGCTGAACCCGCGCCTGCCGATCGGTGAGTGCATCAGCGAGCCGATGGTCGTGCACAAGGTCGGCAACCGCAAGGAGCAGGAGGCGAAGGTCTACGAGTTGCTGGACGCCGTCGAGCTCCCGCGCGAGGTCTTCAACCGCTATCCGCACGAGGTCTCCGGTGGACAGCGACAGCGCATCTCCATCGCCCGCGCCCTGACTCTCGACCCGGAGCTGCTCGTGGCCGACGAGCCCACGTCCGCCCTGGACGTGTCCGTGCAGGCCAAGGTGCTCAACATCTTCAGCGACCTGCAGGCGCGCTACAAGTTCGCCTGCCTGTTCATCAGCCACGACCTGGCGGTCATCGACCTGCTGGCGCACCAGGTCGTCGTGCTGCAGAACGGCAAGGTCGTCGAGGCTGGCCCGCGAGAGCAGGTGCTGATGAACCCCCAGGAGGAATACACCCAGCGGCTGCTGGCCGCTGCTCCGGTCCCGCACCCGGGCGAGCAGCGGACACGTCGCGAGGAGCGCCACGCGCTGCTGCGTCAGCTCGGTGACGAGGTCTCCGAGATCAAGGCCGACGCAGACGAGTTCCACGTGGCCTCGGAGCAGCACGAGGAGCCGAAGGACCTCTGA
- a CDS encoding RsmB/NOP family class I SAM-dependent RNA methyltransferase, whose translation MAERGRQDDRRRRDGSTGAGGRGRGPRQRSAQAPSQRARHGDPARDAAYEVMRAVADGGYANLVLPTVLREARLQGRDAGFATELTYGTLRMQGLYDAVIDACVDRPGRAIDPAVRDILRLGAHQLLAMRVPDHAAVSATVALARQHVGQGAGGFVNAVLRRVSERSRPEWLEQVAGSTTDPIERLAIENSHPVWVVRALRAALIGHGASTAETSERQLATLLEAHNTPASPTLVARPGLGAEDELKEAGAVPDATAPTAWTMPGGDPGQLAAVRDGGAAVQDAGSQLLALALAAAEISTTDTSATESSTTDTSTTDAPATNTATTNTPTEQWLDLCAGPGGKAGLLAALAVQHGAHLRANEVQAHRADLVRNTLRAVRHAHPEVVHVTVEDGRDVGESDPGRYDRVLVDAPCTGLGALRRRPDARWRRTPKDLAELGPLQRDLLAGAIEATRPGGVVLYSTCSPHLAETEFVVKDVLKVFPSVSAVDVRPLLRDRAGQILPDTGPGPWAQLWPHLHGTDGMFLALLRVGA comes from the coding sequence GTGGCTGAGCGCGGACGGCAGGACGACAGGCGGCGACGCGACGGCTCAACGGGCGCGGGCGGGCGAGGCCGCGGTCCCCGTCAGCGCTCCGCCCAGGCTCCCTCGCAGCGTGCCAGACACGGAGACCCCGCACGAGACGCTGCCTATGAGGTGATGCGTGCCGTTGCCGATGGAGGCTATGCCAACCTGGTCCTGCCCACAGTGCTGCGCGAGGCCCGTCTGCAGGGGCGTGATGCCGGCTTCGCCACGGAGCTGACCTACGGCACCCTGCGGATGCAGGGCCTGTATGACGCCGTGATCGACGCCTGCGTGGACCGTCCCGGCCGTGCCATCGACCCGGCGGTGCGGGACATCCTGAGACTGGGGGCCCACCAGTTGTTGGCGATGCGGGTCCCGGACCACGCAGCCGTCAGCGCCACGGTGGCCCTGGCGCGACAGCACGTCGGCCAGGGCGCAGGCGGGTTTGTCAACGCGGTGCTGCGCAGAGTGTCCGAGCGCAGCCGCCCGGAGTGGCTGGAGCAGGTCGCCGGCTCGACCACCGACCCGATCGAGCGTCTCGCGATCGAGAACTCCCACCCCGTGTGGGTGGTGCGGGCGCTGCGGGCCGCGCTGATCGGTCACGGAGCCAGCACGGCTGAGACGTCCGAGCGTCAGTTGGCGACGTTGCTCGAAGCGCACAACACACCGGCGTCACCGACGCTCGTGGCACGTCCCGGGCTCGGCGCCGAGGACGAACTCAAGGAGGCGGGGGCCGTGCCCGACGCCACCGCCCCCACGGCCTGGACCATGCCCGGTGGCGACCCGGGCCAGCTCGCGGCAGTCCGGGACGGCGGCGCAGCCGTCCAGGACGCCGGGTCGCAACTGCTGGCCCTGGCTCTCGCGGCCGCCGAGATCTCCACCACGGACACGTCGGCAACGGAGAGCTCGACAACGGACACCTCCACCACGGATGCTCCGGCCACGAACACCGCCACCACGAACACCCCCACCGAGCAGTGGCTCGACCTGTGTGCCGGGCCCGGAGGCAAGGCTGGGTTGCTGGCTGCCCTCGCGGTCCAGCACGGTGCCCACCTGCGCGCCAATGAGGTCCAGGCCCACCGCGCCGACCTGGTGCGCAACACACTGCGGGCGGTCCGACACGCCCACCCCGAGGTCGTGCACGTGACCGTGGAGGACGGCCGGGACGTCGGCGAGTCCGACCCCGGGCGCTATGACCGCGTGCTGGTCGACGCGCCGTGCACGGGTCTGGGAGCACTCCGGCGACGTCCAGACGCACGGTGGCGCCGCACCCCCAAGGACCTCGCCGAGCTCGGGCCGCTGCAGCGCGACCTGCTGGCGGGGGCCATCGAGGCCACCCGGCCTGGGGGAGTCGTGCTCTATTCGACCTGCTCGCCGCACCTGGCTGAGACCGAGTTTGTGGTCAAGGACGTGCTCAAGGTCTTCCCGTCGGTGAGCGCCGTGGACGTGCGGCCACTCCTGCGCGATCGGGCGGGCCAGATCCTGCCGGACACCGGCCCGGGGCCCTGGGCCCAGCTCTGGCCACACCTGCACGGCACGGACGGGATGTTCCTGGCGCTGCTCCGTGTCGGCGCCTGA
- the rpe gene encoding ribulose-phosphate 3-epimerase — protein sequence MLQISPSILSADFANLESELARISTADWAHVDVMDGHFVPNLTLGLPVVEAIKAVSPIPLDCHLMIEDPDRWAPQYAEAGGSSVTFHVEAATDPVATARSIRAAGARAAFAVKPGTPFTPYADLLPEVDMVLVMTVEPGFGGQSFMADQMAKVREVREAVSRHGGEIWVQVDGGVSQDTIGQCVEAGADVFVAGSAVYGADDVPSRISELRDLAAACAGH from the coding sequence GTGCTCCAGATCAGCCCCAGCATCCTGTCCGCAGACTTCGCCAACCTTGAGTCCGAGCTGGCCCGGATCTCCACGGCCGACTGGGCCCACGTCGACGTGATGGACGGCCACTTCGTGCCCAACCTGACCCTCGGGCTGCCGGTGGTCGAGGCCATCAAGGCAGTCAGCCCGATCCCGCTGGACTGCCACCTGATGATCGAGGACCCGGACCGGTGGGCCCCGCAGTATGCCGAGGCCGGCGGCTCCTCAGTGACCTTCCACGTCGAGGCCGCGACGGACCCCGTCGCGACCGCCCGGTCGATCCGTGCTGCCGGAGCTCGCGCCGCCTTCGCGGTCAAGCCTGGCACCCCCTTCACCCCGTATGCCGACCTGTTGCCCGAGGTGGACATGGTGCTGGTGATGACCGTGGAGCCTGGTTTTGGCGGCCAGTCCTTCATGGCTGACCAGATGGCGAAGGTGCGCGAGGTCCGCGAGGCCGTGAGCCGACACGGCGGCGAGATCTGGGTGCAGGTCGACGGCGGCGTCTCCCAGGACACGATCGGTCAGTGCGTCGAGGCCGGGGCGGACGTCTTCGTGGCCGGCTCGGCCGTCTACGGAGCTGACGACGTCCCCTCGCGGATCAGCGAGCTCCGGGACCTGGCTGCAGCCTGCGCCGGGCACTGA
- a CDS encoding ABC transporter substrate-binding protein, whose translation MAIVAAGALVLSACTSGSDEEDPTQDDSQGSEEGSEDDGGESAAPGGEDESEATSGGGEDAAPAGDSAKPDLGEITTKEDNIFFSVGADEWAGLNSVTVETNSVYNSVISSRLGSSFWYYGTDGTIYPDTDFGSYEMVSEDPLTVEYTISDEAVWEDGTPVTYNDFLFDWASNNPPSIYGEAPAEDDPAFEDYVPAFNSVATDWGLYNPDGPQGELDGKTFTVEYPEPYPDWELSVGGAMPAHVAAEQSGMTSEELVTAIQEGDTDAIAPAAEFWNTGWLSPDKTLPDPTIALSNAPYSIDPAGGAEWSVGEYVTLGPNASYWGPPPATSNLTFRFAAPETHVQALSNGDLNIIEPQATVDTVQQIEALGDSITMDTGDTMTFEHLDYNFAEGSPWSEGEGGLAAREAFAHCVPRQQIVDNLLKPITEDAVVMNSREVFPFQEGYDEHVAAIYDGRYDEVDLELAKEKFAESGLEEGTEIRIGYGAGNQRRVDEVALIKASCDQVGFTIVDASAPGLGDVLSSGDWEIALFAWAGSGTVTGSAFWYESDGAGNYGGWVNEAADEAWNTISTTLDEDVQKEQLAIIETEAWNTLHSIPVFAHPGVVAYDSTIDNVILNASQTGVPWNAEQWVRSE comes from the coding sequence ATGGCGATTGTGGCCGCGGGAGCCCTGGTGCTGTCCGCTTGCACGTCCGGGTCCGACGAAGAGGACCCGACGCAGGACGACAGCCAGGGCAGCGAAGAGGGCTCGGAGGACGACGGCGGCGAGTCTGCCGCTCCCGGTGGGGAGGACGAGAGCGAGGCGACCTCTGGCGGCGGCGAGGATGCCGCGCCTGCTGGTGACTCCGCCAAGCCGGACCTTGGTGAGATCACCACCAAGGAAGACAACATCTTCTTCTCGGTCGGCGCAGACGAGTGGGCCGGTCTGAACTCGGTCACGGTGGAGACCAACTCCGTCTACAACTCGGTCATCTCCAGCCGGCTGGGGAGCAGCTTCTGGTACTACGGCACCGACGGCACCATCTACCCGGACACCGACTTCGGTTCCTATGAGATGGTCTCCGAGGACCCGCTGACCGTCGAGTACACCATCTCCGACGAGGCGGTCTGGGAGGACGGCACGCCGGTCACCTACAACGACTTCCTGTTCGACTGGGCCTCCAACAACCCGCCGTCGATCTACGGCGAGGCACCGGCTGAGGACGACCCGGCCTTCGAGGACTACGTCCCGGCCTTCAACTCGGTCGCGACCGACTGGGGTCTGTACAACCCGGACGGCCCGCAGGGTGAGCTCGACGGCAAGACCTTCACGGTCGAGTACCCCGAGCCCTACCCGGACTGGGAGCTCAGCGTCGGTGGCGCCATGCCGGCCCACGTTGCTGCCGAGCAGAGCGGGATGACCTCCGAGGAGCTCGTCACCGCAATCCAGGAGGGCGACACCGACGCGATCGCACCGGCCGCCGAGTTCTGGAACACCGGCTGGCTCTCCCCGGACAAGACGCTGCCGGACCCGACCATCGCGCTGTCCAACGCTCCCTACAGCATCGACCCCGCAGGCGGCGCTGAGTGGAGCGTCGGTGAATACGTCACCCTCGGCCCGAACGCGAGCTACTGGGGCCCGCCGCCGGCCACGTCGAACCTGACGTTCCGCTTCGCCGCGCCGGAGACGCACGTCCAGGCCCTGAGCAACGGTGACCTCAACATCATCGAGCCGCAGGCCACCGTGGACACGGTGCAGCAGATCGAGGCCCTCGGTGACTCCATCACCATGGACACCGGCGACACGATGACCTTCGAGCACCTCGACTACAACTTCGCCGAGGGCAGCCCGTGGTCCGAGGGCGAGGGTGGTCTGGCTGCTCGCGAGGCGTTCGCCCACTGCGTGCCGCGTCAGCAGATCGTGGACAACCTGCTCAAGCCGATCACCGAGGACGCGGTGGTCATGAACTCCCGCGAGGTGTTCCCGTTCCAGGAGGGCTACGACGAGCACGTCGCGGCCATCTACGACGGTCGTTACGACGAGGTTGACCTGGAGTTGGCGAAGGAGAAGTTCGCCGAGTCCGGTCTCGAGGAGGGCACCGAGATCCGCATCGGTTATGGCGCGGGCAACCAGCGTCGTGTCGATGAGGTCGCCCTGATCAAGGCGTCCTGTGACCAGGTCGGCTTCACCATCGTTGACGCCTCGGCCCCGGGCCTGGGTGACGTCCTGTCCTCCGGTGACTGGGAGATCGCCCTGTTCGCGTGGGCGGGCTCTGGCACCGTCACCGGCTCGGCGTTCTGGTACGAGAGCGACGGCGCCGGCAACTACGGTGGCTGGGTCAACGAGGCTGCTGACGAGGCGTGGAACACCATCTCCACCACCCTGGACGAGGACGTCCAGAAGGAGCAGCTGGCCATCATCGAGACCGAGGCGTGGAACACGCTGCACAGCATCCCGGTCTTCGCGCACCCGGGTGTTGTCGCCTACGACTCGACCATCGACAACGTCATCCTCAACGCCAGCCAGACTGGTGTGCCGTGGAACGCAGAGCAGTGGGTCCGCAGCGAGTGA